A region from the Benincasa hispida cultivar B227 unplaced genomic scaffold, ASM972705v1 Contig1343, whole genome shotgun sequence genome encodes:
- the LOC120068910 gene encoding protein NYNRIN-like, with the protein MALTSILEIELFDVWGINFMGPFLPSDGHQYILVAVDYVSKWVKAIACARNDAAMVAKFLKKNILARYGTPCALIRDEGTHFINRIITNLLIKFNVEISNQEIKTILEKVVNTSRKDWSPKLDEALWAYKTTFKTPIGMSSYALVFEKACHLPLELKHKEIWAIKKLNFDLTNVGEVWKLQLNELVEWRMNAYENAKLYKERTKKWHDNCISKRTFFVGQQVLLFNARLRLFQRKLKSRWSGPF; encoded by the exons ATGGCTTTAACTTCGATCTTAGAGATTGAACTCTTTGACGTATGGGGAATCAacttcatgggcccatttcTGCCTTCAGATGGTCATCAATATATTTTGGTTGCGGTTGATTATGTTTCaaaatgggttaaggccatcgcatgtgctaGAAATGATGCGGCCATGGTGgcaaaatttctcaagaaaaacATTCTCGCACGATATGGAACACCCTGTGCATTAATTCGTGATGAAGGCACACATTTCATCAACCGCATCATCACCAACCTATTGATCAAATTTAAT GTAGAAATCTCCAATCAGGAAATCAAGACCATCTTGGAAAAGGTAGTCAATACCTCCAGGaaagattggtcacccaagcttgatgaagcactatgGGCATATAAGACTACCTTTAAAACTCCAATCGGTATGTCCTCATATGCCTTGGTCTTCGAAAAAGCTTGCCATCTGCCTCTCGAGCTGAAACACAAGGAAATATGGGCAATCAaaaagctaaattttgatttgacgAATGTGGGAGAAGTCTGGAAGCTGCAGTTGAATGAGTTGGTCGAATGGCGCATGAACGCCTATGAAAATGCAAAACTCTATAAAGAACGAACCAAGAAATGGCATGACAACTGCATAAGTAAGAGGACATTCTTTGTGGGTCAACAAGTACTCTTATTTAATGCACGTTTGCGATTGTTTCAAAGAAAGTTAAAGTCccgctggtctgggccattctga